From the Dermacentor variabilis isolate Ectoservices chromosome 5, ASM5094787v1, whole genome shotgun sequence genome, the window tcgcgtggcctgcctttgaacgcgccaccgttcgcgtgaccgtatgcgtgaatgaccaggcgttgggatccagcatggggcaaacatattcgctcgctatccagtcgcggtgagtcggacttctaatttgtcgcgcgcccatcggcatgttttgtggattgcaactcggctagcaggcattgatctacgaaaggtgcaataaatgcccttgtgattgtttgcactactgtgttgtcgttcctttgtcccaagagtatggaggagaaccccacaaacTGTGCACATACCGTAGTCTAACTTGTAAGCTAACAAAAAAACGATAAAAACGTTGAAATTGAAATAACGTCTAGATAAATGGGTTCATGCAGCAATTGTACAACAATGTGGTGTGGAGTCTTCCTATCCACTGGTTGCCGAATGCCTGCTGCTAACAAATGGCAGCTTCCCCATACTAGAGCCCATGTACACTTGCACAGTGGCAAGGTTAACAGCCGGCACAacgcaaggagcaggctggcccACGCTGTCGTGCCAGCTGTCCAGCCTTAATGTGATGAAAAATGAAGCATTCTCTAGGCATTTTACAATTGTCAGTGGTTGATTTTTAAAGTGTCGTATGCTACGGCTTCACTTCGAAGTCGGTTAGGTCTAGCGGCACCCTTGGCACTTCCTTAGAACTCAGCTGACAGCAGTCCGCTTGCGTGGTCTACACAAAAACTGAGTTGGCAGGGCATTGCGTGGTATGTTGCCTGCGGGAAGGGAAGCTGTTGCGAGGCCTCAAACGGCCAGAAATAGTTGCATGCAGCGCACTGTCGCACACATGCGTTGTCGCAGCAAGGTGCGTTGTAGTATTTGCACACAGTACGTTGTAGTTACACCATGTAGGCAAAATTCGCCCAAACATTTGTTTGTTGCAGCCAATGTCCATTATACCCAGGTCCGTTTGTTATAGCCAGCTCTATAAAAGGCAGAATTGGTTACATTGATAATGTAGGAAGATGAAACTAAGTGAGAAAAATAGTCTGTTACATCCGAAAGCATGTTGTATGCGGATCTGTTGTAACAGGCATGGACTTTGTTTCTTGGCATCATTCACAACGGTACACTTACAATTTTCTTTATTAACTAATGGGCTATTGTGGTTTATGTATGTAGTCCAGTAACCATAATAGGTTGTACAAGTGGAAGAGAATACTGCCAGCATTTTATGAACAGTTCCGTAAGCTAGCCAGCTTGCTCATGGTTTAAACTGTTGTAAGAAACTTTGCCTGCTGCAAGTGAATTTTAGGTGCTGAGCTGGGCTTGTGCATTCCAAGAAACCAGAGACTGAGCATGAGACACAATGTGAACCTAAAAGTTGCACGTAAGGCCTGTTATATAGTACTTGTAGCTAAAGGTGTAGAAACGTTTGAACTCTTTACTTGTGCAGACTGGTGGCCCATCATCTCCGCCAACAGCTTCCTTAGTTGTCACGTATCCCAAGTTGAACCTGGACATTCATTCGCAAGTTTACCATTTGCTGTACAGTCCAACTCTGTTATAATGAATAGGCTTGCACACTACAAATAGCTCAGTGTATCAGGTTTATTCATTGTACCCAAAACTTGCATGTAACAAACTGAAAACTTTGTGATGATTTCGTTATTATATAGGTTTGTTACCTCCAGTGGAGAAAAGAAGCAAGGAAGGAAATCATGTATTTAAAACAAGACTATGCCTTGTAGGCAGTAATTTTTGTCTGGGCCATAACATCTTTCTAGGCGTAGTCGAGAATGGTGTTCTCAATGTGCGATTGTGTAGACCTGCTACAGTCCACACGTTTTCAATGTCAGCACATTACCGGCGCAGCACATCCACCACAAAAGTGCACCTTAATAATGCGTCGGGCAAGGTGGTTCCTCACCTGGCAGCAAGTGCCCCAAGTTATCGTTACGCTGTCAGGGATtgcatgtacagtaaaacctcgttaaaccgtacccgcttaaacagtagtttcgttttaaaagtagtaaagtcaaatccccgactcagcggccattgaacataatgtgtttcgtatccgcataaaccgtaccagcttaatgcgtacgcatcggttaaaacgtagcgtttgaacttttcgtcgtcGCGCTAActcggcgctgcgccgtctccatcgggcggcccggcagaacaacacgcctcggagatcggaacaacggcctccaagcgccctgtgcgtttgcgcgtgaagccacatcaacatcaacatcatttcgacgcggtgccagagagcttatggcgtcgtgcaagcgaggactcgcgtcgttccgaagcttggataaaaaagacgccgggtgctcagcatagaagaaaaattagacatcgtccgtgctatcgaacgtgacacgaagaagtgggcgctgacacgcaacggggatctgctgttgactacagtgtgtggcatttggaatgcgaagaagttgctcggcagcgctgctgcgaccgcgaagatatgtcggctacgaggttcgacttttcgccatcgttgcctctgttgttgctgaagtgcagactagcgacagtgacgaggacgacacggaaagcgatagcacgggcgattcaggcccgacagtggcataagctgcgcgttgcgtcagcctcacgaatgcaatcgtcgcgacgacaataggggcgcgataacgtaactattccaaatgaaaattattccaaactccggcacccgtaatgaaaaaggcgcccccgggacttctgcagcactactgcgcacgtgcacggtgaatacgtaacgccaacgaggaatctgccatgcgagtgtttgccgagaagagggggctggctgaaaagctggcacgcagcctcagtaagtttgaggccgctgtcgtcggcgtgctaggccgctgcggcatcaaacgaaaataacgcttttgtcgcgcgaagtgaataaatactgcatgttttttcccctttcatcgcactctgtctgagttccgttttcgacacgTAAGTGgacgatctcatgctattcggttaaacagtactaccgtttagtacgtacctttctcGAGCTCCGGCCaagtacggtttaacgaggtttcactgtaccacATCCTTTCACGCCAAAGATGCAGGAATTAAGTGGGCAACTTTGTAGCGTTTCATTAACTGCTGCACATAAATTCCAAAGTGCGAGTTGGATCTGCACAACTTTTTTCTGGTTCAACTGTATACCAGTACTGCTGTGAAACACTGTGCGCAGTCCTCAAATGAGTGTGTTCTTATTGCAGAAGCGAAAAATGGCGAGTATGTGCCGAGCAAGGAGGAGACGGAGGAGTTGGAGAGGGCCTTGGCAGCGGTCTCCAAGGATGTGCACATGGCCCGGGAATCCCTGGCCAAGCTTTCGGCAGCAGGTGGTGCACAGGGAGAGGTTCCCGACTTGCCCGACCTGGTGGATGCCTTCCCAGAtttgccactgagcacaagcgaCATCAACTCGCTCACTCAGGCACTCATGGGTGGCGAAGCACTGAGAACTGTGGCACTACTCTCCTCTGCTGAGCAGGGTTTTACGCTGCTTGAACAGCCTACATTCACGCCCCAGCAACAGGCTGCCGCTGCTGTGACTGCAGATGCTGCGGCCATTTCAGCGTCACCTGGTGGCTGGCTCCTGGGGACATCGTCAGACTTTGCCACCTCCTCGCCTGCCACCACCCCCGAAGTGCCCACCCAGGGGTCTGCAGCTGCAGCAGTGTTGCCCAAACGTTCGGTGCTAGCGCAGGAGTCTGTGTCCTAGCGGTGAACTGGGACTCTCCGTCGCTTGCCTGGGCCTGAGGGTTTGCTTGAAGTGTTCTTTCCTCCACGGTGGTCCAACAAGTGCAGCAGCCTGGATTGGGACacacattttcttctttcccaCCTTCTCTGGCTATCCCCCTATGGCGCCAGTGGAAGCTGCAGTACAAAAGCCCCTGCCAGTTGGGTTTTCCCTCTTTTACTTGCATCCGGTGGCAGTCGAGAGCCGCCATCGCTGCTGCATAGGACACTGGGAGCCACCGCCTACAGTGGTGGTTCTTCGAGATGTGATCAGGGCCGAGGCCGTCGCTGGTTGGTTTGGGGCAGAAGCGTTCTCCTCAGGCGGTCTCGCACACGTACCTGTTCCAaagggtggggtggggggtgggggtgcTTGTCGTGTTCTCGTGGCGGCTCTCCCTAGCGGGGCAATGCCGCTGTCGTCTGGGAGTCCCGTCCAGAGGCTGGCAGCTGTGGCTACTGTCAGCCTCTCCCTCCGTGTGCTGTTGTGCTCAATTTCTCGTGCATGTGTGgtctctactttttccttttttaaaagATTATTTCGTGATGTGACACTTCGCTAAGACTTTTTGAGAAGAAATTGCTAGTGAGCGAACAGAAGCATTGCTCTGATTGAGCATGCTTCTGCATTTGTTTTCTTGTGTTTATTCCTTCTTGGCCATGTACAGCTTTTTGTTTGTAACggagtctctctctttctcattgtCCTCTCCAAGTGTTAGGTAGCGTGGTTGTATTATAACTCTTGTGTATCATAGGTACCCGCTGCTGATGCTGCTTTCTCATTGTTTCACACTTGCTGTGGTGATAACATATTTTTTGGTATCAGTCCTCACGGTGTTTGTTCGGCATGCATCATCCTGTGTACAGGTATTTAATGATGTTTAAAATGCAGAAGTGCAagctttttgttgctttctgcAGTGACTTTTGTTGCGCAGGCAAATTGATCATTGTTGAatactttttttaaaaatttgtttcACCTTGTGATGTGGACCATATGGCTCGTGGACATAAAGGTTGCCagtatgttatatatatatatgtataaatatgtATACATGTGTATATGAGTAATGATTATTCTTAGGGATAAGATAACTTTGCTGTTTCAGAAATGGCGTTATCGGTGTTgtctgctacacaacaaaaagttagagtattttttttttcctttcatataCTGGCAGGAGTTTTGTAGTGTTAGTGTGAAGCATTTTCCTTGTGGCAGGAAAGAAATGATTACCATTCTTTACCCTCCTTGGTTCCTGGGTACGAACAAACACAAACACTGTTCTTGTACAGCTTTTGTTTTTTAGTGTGCCTCTGGCATGTGTTGTTGATTCATGACATTGCTAGGAATGAAACATGGCGTATCATCAGTTTAGGTCATCCTGGAGTGTAAAAGGCCACGCACTGCCTGTCACTCTTTTTATCATATTCGTTACATCATTGTGGTACCTCcgttatttatatatatttcataaaagataaaaaaaaaaagattacattgAAACGCGTGGCACTATTGAAGCCTGTAAGCAACATGAGGGAACGGAACTGCTTGCAATATGCATTTAGGTCGGGCACGTCCACACTGCCTAGCCTGGCACTGCTATTGGTTAATTTGCTCTGGCGCTTAATGGAATTAAATGACGGCACACACAGGAGTTAGAAGCTCTGGCCAAGGACAGAAGAGGTGGTGAATGCATGTGGACAGCCGGGAAGCACGAGCCCTGTTGCCTTTACAGCAGGCCTGTGCCACTGGGTGTTATGGTTTCGTGCGAGTTGCAGAGTCCTGGAAAGGGGGCATGCTGTCTTCATTTCAGGGGTAGCTTTTAAGTAGCTGGTTTCGGGGTTAGTTGACCACTATACAGTTTCGAAATGGTTTAGACAAACTCTCGTAACCCTGAGTGTGACTGTTACTTCATATCAATGTGCAagcgggttaaaaaaaaaaaaagcaatccggGAAAGGAATATTGAATGGCTCTTAATAGTATGCTAACTTGCTTTAATTCACTGCTTTAAGGTGCCTCCCTAAACGCATTGTGTTCTTGAACGGGTAtacattgtttttctttcttttggcagTCCTGTGCAATGCGTTGATACGGGCAGACTGAATGTCCTCACCTGATGcattcatttttccttttctGCTCATTGGTAAGCACATTTTAATTGAGTTGGCTTCCAGCAGTTATTCTGAGCACCTTGCCAGCAGTTTTAAGCATTTTTCTGAAACAACCTTTCACTTCATTGGGGTAAGGTGAATCCAAGTGGGCTGGTAGCAGCTTCAGAGTCTAAATTTGGATTTGTATCCATAAGCCATCAACTGCGGAATAAATACTCCTGCAACTTATGTTGTACCCTCGTTGCCTTGTGCTCATTTCTGTAAACTTCTTGTGCATATCACGTTGCCGATTGTGTGTACCATTGCTATAGATCTTTTGGTATTTATGAATGCAAATGGTTCTGCAAAAAGGATGAGCAAAGATACTGGACAGCTGCATAATTCTTGCTATCATTAACTTGATTACAGCTACTTGATTGCTAGCTTGAAAGAATATCTTATTCCACGCACAGAATTAATTGTAATCACGAAATTTTTTTGTGCTACTGCTTAATCCCGGGCAAGATTATTGCGTGTGACCAGAAGAGAGACTGAGCAAACAGGCAAGTACCAGAAAGAGTGGCATGCTGCTGACCTCTGTTGAACTTAAACTGCTGTTAGCTGGTCATTTTCATACACATGGCCAAAATAACATGACTAAAAAAATTTCttaaataatcggaagaataagaatgggctggggtgcgtttggcaggcattctcagatcatgaacagcaggttgccattatccctcaagagaaaagtgtagaacagctgtgtgttaccagtactcgtgtacgaggcagaaacctggaggcttacgaaaagggttctacttaaattgagaatgacgcaacgagctatggaaggaatgataggtgtaacgttaacggataagaaaagagcagattgggtgagggaacaaacgcgagttaatgacatcttagttgaaaccaagaataagaaatggggcaggacatgttatgaggagggaaggtaactgatggtcattaagggttacgaactggattccaagggaagggaagcgtagcaggggacggcagaaagtttggtgggcagatgagattaagaagtttgcagggacaacagggcaacaattagtatatgaccggggtagttggagaagtatgggagaggcctttgccctgcagtgggcgttaccaggctgatggtgatgaaaaaaaaaatcgacgctAATGCAAGAGATGAAAGAAAGGGATAAGATAGTGCAGAGTTAAGCTTACAACTATGAGCCATATACAACTAGTCTGGTGTGCAGTCCTATTAACAGATGTGTACAGTTATGCTACTGCAATATGAGGTGCATTTTTAGAAAGGCTACTTAGgtgtcagataaacaaataccaGCTTGCACATACAATTTGCCAGTCGGAGCACTGCGTACATGAAGTCTGATGACAGTCTCCCTGTCTTTGTCTCTCTACACTGTTCACAACTACAATATTTTTTCATTGGCTATTCACATAACATCCTACGATGCTATTTACAAAGCCTCTACTGGAGGGCGAATGGGTATCTTTCATTGGAAGGTAAGGCAAAAAGATGTTCAATCAAGGCTTGAGAAGAGATGGTTGAAAGTAACTCAAAATGCGGGTGTGATAAAGGGAATGCATCATTTTCGTTGCAGCCGTTACATAAAATGCAGGAGAGAAACGTTGATTAATGAGCTTGGTAGAACCTGCTGCTGTTCACCCATGATAACAAATGCCCCATGGATTCCTTTCCAGTGGATATCCACAGGACTTTTCTCATTGCTTATGGCACCCTATGATCACAGCTCTCGACAGTGTATCGTACTGCTGGAACAGATGAGCAGTAGAAATGACATTGCTTCTACTACAGCTGCCAGCTCAAATGTAttaagcatagagtttctcactatattacttagagggaaatctggtgctgctacactgtggtatgcatgggaaaaTGTCGGTATATTGCGACTTTGGATTGGCATCGTGctagccaggacaccttgaagccTGGCAAGCAGCATTCAGTCTGTTGCAACGATTCATTTTCTATtgaaacagcacgtaaaaagctgttttagcattactattacacaaaaacatgtttaaTTATGAGAACTTGCTATTGCATGTACAATTTTATGAAATGTAAAGCATCAGCAGGCCGCTAAAGCTTGAGGACAGATGACAAGATATGCGCTTGCTTTGGAACAATTTGTCAtctgttattgctttttttcgcttggttatgcattgtaagTGAGTAAACGTCGCTGGAATATATATGGGTGAATGAAAACCTTCTATGAAGGTTTTAGTTTCAGAAAACGTTATTTGtttagccatatccacgttttaggtGAAGCCTCTTGCAACACAAGCGTCGCAGACATGTATACAGTCATTCGCATGACAGCACGGCACCCTTTAATAAACTCTCATAGAAAGTGGCACCTGATTTCgctctaggtgttgtagtgaGAAACTGTATGGTATTAAGCCTCCCATTTGGTCTGTTCTTCTAACGCAAGCAAAAGCCTTGCACAGATTCACTTGCACTGTAGTGTTCACAAGAAAGGATGTGACGCATTGCTTTACTACCTGAAGCTGCTCACAAATGAAACATTCTACAGTTCACTAGGTTGATGAAAAGTAGTGTAAACCTtctgtcattctttcgtgctTAAGACAGGCCCTAGAGTATCCATCTGCATTATTTTGCCTGTACTATACAATGATCAAATTGTTCTTCCCCTAAACATTTCTTTCCTCTTCCACTCCTCTCCTAGGGCTTTTCTGTCCGAGATTTTTCCCTATGCACAGCAGCATGTAAAGCTGCTGCATACAAGCCGACAGTATTCTCTGCTTATCGTTAAACAGTTCTTTCATGATGCACTCTTGGGCATTCGGCGCATCCAGTGGGCGAGCTTGTGCAACAGCAGCAAATCTTTGTGCTAAAATGCAAAACATACGGCACACGCTATCTTAGCACCAAGATAGTACAGTTGTATATGACTCGTCTTGCATACGTGAACGGTAGCTGCGGCACCAAAAGCGCCTAGTAGGCCACAGTTAAGGCACTTTCAACATTTTGTAGCCATAATTGGCATTTAGTTACCTTAAGAGCAGCACATGCAAGAGTGGCACTTATTAAAATACTATAATCGCAAATCGTATCTGCAAGGCTACTTTCAGACGAAAAGCTTTAATAAGTGCAAACCAGCTAAGGAGGGTATCTATGCCTGCTCCAGCTCTACGAGGACGCCCCCGCAATCCTTTGGGTGCAAGAACATGACCGGCTTCCCGTGTGCTCCGATGCGCGTCTTTTCGGCCAGTGTGCGGATGCCCTTCTGCTTCAGGTCGGCCACGGCTGCCTCGATGTCGTCAACTTCCAAGCAAACGTGGTGGGCGCCACCCCCCTTGTTCTTCTCCAAAAAGTTGCCGATGGGGCTCTTGTCCCCCAAGGGCAACAGGAGTTCGAACTTCGTGTTGCCGACGTCGACGAACACCGTAGTGACGCCGTGCTCGTTCTGGGGTACCGGTTCGCTGACCTGCGGCAGTGGTTAAGTTGGCAATTCAATCAATCAAAGAAACTTTCATTTCTCCATGAAAGATATGGAGAAATAAAAGCTGCAATCTGCAGCTTTACGAGGTTTCAACCACGTTTAAGAAATcactcgggaaaaaaaaaaggtcattcATCTCCAAGACCATGCATGTAATATGCGCTAGTTTCACGCTCGCACACAGATTCGCAAAATGTCATGGCAGG encodes:
- the LOC142583055 gene encoding methylmalonyl-CoA epimerase, mitochondrial-like, which translates into the protein MQSLLRAFVQAAGRPIVRSLQTSSITCQKWKILRLNHVAVATLQLEKLATFYRDTLGLKVSEPVPQNEHGVTTVFVDVGNTKFELLLPLGDKSPIGNFLEKNKGGGAHHVCLEVDDIEAAVADLKQKGIRTLAEKTRIGAHGKPVMFLHPKDCGGVLVELEQA